The following are encoded together in the Lathyrus oleraceus cultivar Zhongwan6 chromosome 3, CAAS_Psat_ZW6_1.0, whole genome shotgun sequence genome:
- the LOC127128991 gene encoding small polypeptide DEVIL 16, giving the protein MAVKEINKTRTQNTTQQQQQQHPQEEGCDPCKSFGQKCSHLVKKQRAKFYILRRCIAMLLCYHERSDH; this is encoded by the coding sequence ATGGCAGTGAAGGAAATTAACAAAACAAGGACCCAAAATACtactcaacaacaacaacaacaacatccaCAAGAAGAAGGGTGCGATCCTTGCAAATCTTTTGGCCAAAAGTGCAGTCACTTGGTCAAGAAACAGCGTGCCAAATTCTACATTCTTCGCCGGTGTATCGCCATGCTGTTATGTTATCATGAACGTTCTGACCACTGA